The genomic region AGCCAACGCTCGGCGATGCTCGTTGCCGACAGCAGCATCAGCAGTCCGCCGCTCACCGGCTGCAGCAGCACGGCGGTCAGCGTGAAGATCATGTCCGCGATCACGACGGTCGCCGCCGTGCGCGCGATGAACGCCGCATCCTGCGTGCGATGCGCCGCCAGCATGAAGAAGGCGATGCCGGTCCCGGTGCCGAGGATCACGATGGCGCCGAGCAGGTGCAGATACTTGATCAGGAAATAGAGCGTCATCGCAATCCGCTCGTGATCAGGCCAACTTCGGCGCGCACAAACACCGCCGCTGCCATAGGCCGGTCGGGCACGAAAATCCACT from Bradyrhizobium elkanii USDA 76 harbors:
- a CDS encoding DUF2269 family protein, which codes for MTLYFLIKYLHLLGAIVILGTGTGIAFFMLAAHRTQDAAFIARTAATVVIADMIFTLTAVLLQPVSGGLLMLLSATSIAERWLAVSLALYALAGVFWVPVVFMQIEMRNLAQAAVEKGLPLPPRYFALFRRWFLFGIPGFGSVMIILWLMIAKPF